Part of the Brassica oleracea var. oleracea cultivar TO1000 chromosome C8, BOL, whole genome shotgun sequence genome is shown below.
GATAAATTAAAACATAGAGTTAATGGATGGTAAGCCAGATGGCTGTCAAAATGCGGAAAGGAAATTCTCATCAAATCAATTGCTCTAGCGCTCCCCAACTATGTTGTGTCGAGCTTCTTGATGCCCTTGAACATTTGTGAAAAATTAACCAGTGGCATTAGACGCTTCTTATGGAGTTCGAATCCACCAAAAAGAGGTCTTCATTGGGCAAAATGGGATAAACTATACTTACCAAGATATGATGATGGCTTCGGATTCTGTATGATTCACGAGTTTAATATGGTTTTGTTGGCAAAACAGTTATGGAGAATATTTCAGTTTTCGGACTCACTGTTAGCTAGGGTTTTGCATTGAAAATATTATTGGCTTAACTCACCTTTGCAGATAGGTTCTACAAACACTCTTTGATATGTATGGAAAAGATTTTCAATTGCAAGTCCCTTATTAATGCTGATAATTAGATAGAAAATCCATTCTGGTTATGAGCATAGGAGGATTTGTGGATCCCGACTACACCTTTAAGGATATCTTGTCCCGGAATTTTGATAGCTTATCCTAGAATGACTGTTTGTGACTTTATCAAAGATGTTTCAAAGGAATGAGACGTGGAAATGCTTTAAAACATTTTATACCCATAGCACATCTCTGTAATTAGGAGCTTAGCATAAGCCGAACAAATCACAAAGATAATTATTGCTTGATCTTGACAAAAAGTGGTCAGTTTAGTGTTGAAGTAGGATATTTGATACCTCGAAACTTATTGGAACATAAATTAGAATTAGTCTATTCAGAATCCATTATCACTGAATTTTAAGTCTTTGCTTGAAAAAATAATGCACCACAACAGATACATCATTTTATATGGTAGTTGACGACATAACGTATAGTCGTAACATTTTTGTCCAAATAATTTTCAAAATTAACAAATTTAAATATAGAAAGTTTAGTTAGTACATTACATTGTGAATCAAATGTTTTTAGAAACAAATTAAGAATTTATGAATATAAATTTCAAAAGAATAATTTACTGTAAATTTATTAATTTATGAATATATTTTTATCTTTATTAGAAAAAATAATTTGTAGAGTTTTTTTAGTCCAGTGTGAGAACGTTATTTATTGTAAAGTTGAGGATGGGAGAAATAAGAGAGAGAGAGAGAAACTTAAAGATAAATAGTAGAGATAGGGTTAAAGCATTGACGACGAAAAAGGCTTCTTCGATCTACACTTCTCTTCTCTTCTCTACCTCTCGCAGGCAAGGCAAGTTCCTTCTCTCTCCCTCTCTCCTCATCTATATCTGAGAAAACAGGCGCTTCCCAGCGATTTGGAGATAGATGTTTTCGATTTTTTTGTTGCTTACAATCTTTGATTCGATTTCTTCCGAATGCTATGGATGTTTGTAATTTGATTGGGGACTAATCTAATTTGTCTCCAATTCAAATTCAGAAAAAATGATGTTGAGTTTGGTTGTGGGGTTTGCAGGTTGTTAATGGCGGAATCATCCAAAGTCATTCATGTTCGTAATGTCGGACATGAGATTTCTGAAGTAAAGACCCTTCTCTTCTTTTCAGTTTTCAGTTTCTGACAAAAGAGCGAGATTTATATATTAATTTTCTTATTCAACAGAATGATTTGCTTCAGCTTTTCCAACCATTTGGTGTCATAACTAAGCTCGTCATGCTCAGGGCAAAGAATCAGGTCTTCCTCCTCTTCTATAATGTTTCTTTGCTCCTCTACTAACTTCTTTGTCGATTTAATTCTCTACTTAGGCTCTTCTCCAGATGCAAGATGTTTCTTCAGCAATCACTGCTCTTCAGTTCTTCACTAATGTGCAGCCAACCATAAGGTATAGTCCACTCTCCTTCATGTTCCTTTTCTTTCAACCGCTAAATTTTTATTCGAACGTTATCAACTGTAGAGGTAGGAATGTGTATATCCAATTCTCGTCCCACCAAGAATTGACAACAGCCGAGCAGAATATTCATGGACGTGAAGATGAGGTTTGTAACTCTTTTCACTATGTGAGAATCTTTTAGATATTGGTGTCATTTTAATTAATAATAAGTCGAGCCTTTGGTTTCATCGTCTCTTCTGTTCACTCTTCTTTTCTTCTTTTCTTTCTTTCTTTCTTTCTATCTTCTTATATCCGTGGGTGGGGGATGGTGGGTGTGCAGCCGAATCGTATTCTCTTGGTCACAGTCCATCACATGCTGTATCCAATTACTGTTGACGTCCTGCATCAAGTTTTTTCTCCCTATGGATTTGTGGAGAAGATCGTCACTTTCCAGAAGTCTGCTGGTCAGCTTCTCCGCCTTCTTTTCTCCCTCTTCTATTCTGTTTACTAGAGATTTACTTTGTACTTTGTTATTGGTCTCCTTGATGTGAAATATTGTTTACATTAACCCACTTTGATCATCTTTTAACTTTGAACCTTGTTTTATAGGTTTTCAAGCTCTTATACAGTATCAGGCACAACCGTGTGCTGCCTCTGCTAGGACTTCTCTACAGGTGCATTCCCATAACATTTTGCCTAAAATACATTTTAAATAACGAAATAAATATATGTTAATCTTCTTTGTGGCAGGGTCGTAACATATATGACGGCTGTTGTCAGTTGGATATCCAGTTCTCAAAGTATGCTCTGCCTCTTGCTTACATATTGCATTTCATTGTTACATTTTTAGTCTCTAGGGTTGTCGTGAGTATTGACTGCTCTTTCATTTTCAGCCTTGAGGAGCTGCAAGTAAATTACAACAACGATCGATCTAGGTATTCATTATGCTGTTTCCGGTTTGATGTTATCTTGTTGTTCATGTTAACTGATTTCATGTGTCCTTTGAATAGGGATTATACAAATCCAAACCTGCCATCAGAGCAAAAAGGCCGTTTCCCTCACGTATGACCTGCTTTCAATTAATCACATATGTTTTGTATCCTTTGATGCCGTCTTAATATTCTGTTTTTTTTTTTTCTTGCAGCCTGGCTACGGTGATGCAGGAGGTACGTGTCTTACATGATTGTAATTTTATGTGTTCTTCTTTTATACTGTGGTCTTTTACTAATTCATATTTTTTTTGCTATTTGCAGTGGCATATCCTCAGGTGGGTAATGCTAGAAGCTCATGAAACACGGTTTTAGCAACTCTTTTTGTCAAAGATTTCACCAGACTACTTTTTGTTCTTCTCAAATTTGTTCTCTTTATTAGTGATTATGCACGTATTTAATCTCATGCATTTGCTGTTACTTAGATGGCAAACACATCTGCGATTGCAGCTGCCTTTGGCTGTGGCTTGCCTCCGGGTATAACTGGCACAAACGATAGGTGTACAATCCTTGTCTCTAATCTTAATACTGATGTAAGTTGGTCATTTCTGATTTTCTTTAGACAACTTACACTATTTTCCTTCAGGCTTACAAGATTCATTTTGTTTCAGAGTGTTGATGAGGATAAGCTGTTCAATCTGTTTTCTCTTTACGGGAACATTGTGAGGATAAAGCTTCTTCGTAACAAACCTGACCATGCCCTTGTCCAAATGGGAGATGGTTTCCAGGCTGAGCTTGCAGTACATTTCCTTAAGGTTTGTATTTGGGATAAGTTTTGAGTTTAAGAAGAAGAAGATTGTTTATGTGTATATATGTTGTGGTTTCCTGCAGGGAGCAATGCTGTTTGGTAAGCGGCTAGAGGTAAACTACTCGAAGCATCCAAATATTACACCAGGAACAGACTCGCATGACTATGTAAACTCGAACCTGAACCGCTTCAACCGCAATGCTGCAAAAAACTACCGCTATTGCTGCTCCCCTACCAAGATGATTCACTTGTCCACTCTTCCGCAAGACGTGACAGAGGAAGAAGTGGTGAACCATGTCCAAGAACACGGGGCGATACTGAACACAAAAGTGTTTGAGATGAACGGGAAAAAGCAAGCTCTGGTGCAGTTTGAGAACGAGGAGGAAGCTGCGGAAGCACTGGTTTGCAAGCACGCGACCTCTCTAGGCGGATCAATTATCAGAATCTCCTTCTCTCAGCTACAGACAATTTAAAGTCGACAAAGGCCTCTCTCTCTTTTCTCTCTCTCACCTCTAATAACATTTGGGTATGGTGAGGATGATGAATGTGTGTTTCTTTAACTCAAATATCTCTGCTACTTGTTTGGACTTTTCTGCACTCTTTTTAAACTTGGTCCCTTGGTTTAAATTTGTTTTTGTTGATTTAATGGTAATAAACATTTAATGGTTATCTTTATGATTCAAGTAGGATCATCTCTTTTATGTGATGCCACCTCATCAAGCAAGTGTTGAAATTTTTGTTATCAACCATTTAGTGGATACCATAATCAAAGGCCCATTAAGCCTTAGACGGTCCAACTTTCTTTTCCTTTCCAGTTTAGGTTTTTCTTATCTATTGTGTTTTTCTTATTGGTTTTGGATTCTAACTCCCTATATAAGGACACTTTATCTTTATGAATAAAGAGACAACTTTTCCCTAATATTACAAATGTTATCAGCACGAAACTCTGAGAAACCCTGAGCCAAAAGTTTTCGACTCAAACCCTAACTCTCTCGATCTAAACCCTTGACCGCGAGATTCTAGCAACGATCGTGAACCCTCATCCCGTATTCAAGAAGTTCCAGCTCGCGGCCTTTTCTTGTTCGTAATCCTTCTCTTGTTCGTGAGAATCGTGAACCATTCAACCCAATCGGAGGATAAGGTAATTCTCGATAAACCCTAATCATGTTTTACATGTTAAAATCAAAACCCTACGTCCTAAAACCTAAAACTTATAATTAAAACTTATCAAAACATGATCTTATGTTCAAAAACCTAAGAAAATCTAAGAAAATCAAAGACCAAATCTTCGATCCTAACCGCATATATGCATATCGCATATTATGCATGTAAATCGAGAAAACCTAAGCTAAGATATGTTCGATTTTTATCCAAACCCTAACTAAAGTTGTTTACATGTCTAAAACTTTAATTAAACTAAAGTTTTCAGATCTGATTATTAACATAATCAGATCGCATAAGGCTTGATTAAAATCGATGCATATAACTATACTTCTAATCGCATGTTTTGTGTTAAAATCTGTTTTTGTTTTATGAACTAGTCCTAATCGCATGCTAAGACCTAATTTCTCTGAAAATTGAATATAATCACATGATCTAATAGAATCCGCATGCTAGGCTTGCTAAATTCATGCTTAAAATTGATTGATTGATTGATAAATCCGATTGAATGTTTTTGAGATAGAAATCGCATGCTAGATTGCTTGTTTTTCACACATTTTTCGACTTGATCAAAATTCGACCAGCATGTTTATGTTAAAACCTTGATTAAATCACATGGATAGAATATAATCTTAGCATGATCCGTTTATATGATCTGATAGGTTGTTAGTATAAACCCCATGATGCTTGCTTGATTGTTTGATTGCGGTTACATGATTCCATTCTTATGTACACTTAGAATTCGTATGCTAGGCTTACATCATAACCGTATGACCGCATGAACATATAGTAATTGCTTGTTAGGAATACCTTGTTTGATCGTGAGACTTGTTTGATGAACACGTTTAAAGTTCTAAAGTATAAAATATATGATTTCAGATGTCGAAAATCAACAACTTGGACTTTGCTGCCCTAAATCTCTCAGGAGATAATTACTTACAATCGGCATTGGATACTAAGATTATCCTGAAATCAAAGGGACTCGGTGAATGTATCACCGAGGACAATAATGCAAGTGAAAAAGATAGATATAAGGCTATCTTGATTATTCGTCATCATCTTACCGAGAGTCTCAAAGACCAATATTTGACAATTGAGAATCCCTTAGACCTTTGTACAGAATTGAAAACACGATATGCTCACCAAAGAACGGTGATATTACCAAAGGCTATGTATGATTGGAGGAATCTCAGAATCCATGACTACAAGTCCGTGGATGAGTATAATTCAGCCCTATTTAAGATAGTTTCTAAATTGAAACTATGTGGTGAGGAAATAACGGATAAGAATATGCTAGAAAAGACCTTTTCCACCTTCCACACAAGTAACGTATTGTTACAACAACAATATCGTAAAAAGGCCTTTACGACATATGCAAATCTGATATCATGTCTATTGCTCGCTGAGCAAAACAATGAGTTGTTAATGAGAAACAGTGAACTGAGACCTCCTGGATCAACCCCACTTCCTGAAGCACATGTAGCCGCAGAGGCAAGTAAAGAAACTAACCACGTCCAGAATAATAGCCAACGCGGCCGAGGCCGTGGAAGATGGCAAGGACGTGGCCGTGGCCACAACAATTTTTTTGGCCGTGGCCAAGGAAACTCCTTTGGCCGTGGACAAGGGAACCATTATGGTCGAGACCGTGGCTATCAATCCAATTTTGGCCGTGGTATCTCCTTTAAACCACAAAACCCACACAAATCCATGTGCCATAGGTGTGGAATGAGTAACCATTGGGCTAAAACATGTCGGACTCCCAAACATCTTGTTGACCTTTACCAAGAGAGTTTGAAAGGGAAGAATCCTGAAGCCCACTTGATCTATCAAGATGGCGAAGATGATTTTCATGATGAACGAGATGATCTTATGGTTCATCATGAACGAGATGATCTTATGGAGTATGAAACTTCCGATTGACTACAAGAATCAAGTTGATTTCGGCATCAAACTTTTGTGTTTTCTTTGCTTTTGTGCTTTCTTTGTTTTCGTTATTTCTTTGAATTTGTTTTTATTTCTTTGTCTAATTAAAACTTAACCAAATGAATGAATGTTTTCGAAATTAAGTCTCTAAAATATCATCCAAAATTTCTTCATTAATTCTATGATTCTTGTTTTGAAGAATGAAAGATGACATGGATATATTCGTGGTAGACAGTGGATCAAGCCACACGATTTTAAGAGACAAAAGATACTTCATTAATCTAACACTTAAAAATGCCAACGTAAGTACTATAGCGGGTATAGCCAATTTAATAGAGGGCTACGGATAGGCTAGTATAATATTGCCTAAGGGTACGCATCTAGAAATATCCGATGCATTATATTCACCCAGCTAAAAGAAAAGCCTATTGAGTTTTAAAGATATCCGAATGAATGGTTTCCATATTGAAACTAAGGGCGAAAGAAACAAAGAGTTCCTTCAGATCCTTGAAATCGCCCAAGGCAATAAGAAAGTCTTAGAGACTATACCTGCACTCTCTACTGGTCTTTACTATGCCAAGATCAGTATGATAGAGGCTAATGCCACGGTAAACAAAGTGTTTACTGAAAATTTCAATCTTTGGCACGACCGGTTAGGCCATCCCGGTTCGAACATGATGCGAAAATTGATATTGAATACAAATGGACACACATTGAAAGAACGAAGAGTTATCCCTAAGAATCTCACGTGTGTAGCATGTTCACAAGGGAAACTCATTGTTAGGCCATCACCAGTTAAAGTGACTAAGGAAACAATAAACTTTCTGGAAAGAATACAAGGCGACATCTGTGGACCAATACACCCACCTTGTGGGACGTTTAGATACTTTATGGTTCTCACTGATGCGTCCACAAGATGGTCGCATGTATGTCTTTTATCAACCCGCAATTTGGCGTTTGCGAGGTTACTTTCTCAGGTAATTCGTTTAAGAGCTCACTTTCCAGATTTTCCTTTAAAGACAATACGTCTTGATAATGCTGGTGGATTCACGTCTCAAGCGTTTAATGATTACTGTATGTCCATGGGGGTAAGCGTACAACATTCTGTGGCACATGTACATACACAAAACGGTTTAGCATAATCTTTTATCAAACGCATACAGCTAATTGCTAGACCATTACTTATGAGATCAAAACTCCCGATCTCAGCTTGGGGACATGCAGTTTTACATGCAGCTGAATTAATTTCGCATCAGACCATCTAGTGAGCATAGATATTTCCCATCACAATTACTTACGGGTCGCGAGCCAGACATATCCCATCTTAAGACATTTGGATGTGCTGTTTATGTACCAATTGCACCACCGCAGAGAACTAAGATGGATCTTCAAAGGAGGATGGAGATATATGTTGGATATGACTCTCCCACAATAATTAAGTACCTTGAGCCAACTACGGATGATTTGTTTAAGGCCAGGTACTCGGATTGTCATTTTGACGAATCCAATTATCCAACATTAGAGGGAGATAATAATAAGCTGGTAAAAGAAATTACGTGGAATCAACCATCCTTGTCCTGGCTGGATCCTCGGAATCAGGAATGTGAATTAGAAGTCTAAAAGATAATACACTTACAAAAGCTAGCGAATCAATTGCCAGACTCTTTTGCTGACCCGAATAGAGTAACAAAGTCATATATACCAGCTGCGAATGCACCAATTCGTATTGATGTCCAAGAAGGACACAATCAAGTTGCTACATAGTCTAGAGCACGTTTGAGACATGGTAGACCAATAGGTTCCAAAGATAAGAACCCTCAGAAACTAAAGAAAGGTGCTGAGAATGACCTGAATATCCTAGGAACCTCTGGAGAAATTTCCCAAACAGTTGAATATCTTGAGAAAGAATTTGAGATGAAAGATTTAGGAAAAACGAAATTTTGTTTGGGATTACAGATTGAGCGCCTTAAACATGGAATCCTTGTGCATCAAAAGGCATATACAGAGAAAGTGCTCAAACGATTTAACATGGACCAATCTCACCCATTGAGTAACCCCATGGTCGTGAGATCTCTTGGTTTGGATACAGATCCTTTTGGTCCTAAGAAGGACGATGAAGAAGTCCTTGGTCCCAAAGTGCCATATCTCAGTGCCATAGGAGCTTTAATGAATCTGACGAGCCACACTAGGCCAGACATATGTTTTTCCGTGAATCTATTGTCTAGATTTAGCTCATGTCCGATCCAAAGGCACTGGAACGGGATTAAACATATTCTTCGTTACCTACAAGGAATGAAAAAGAAGGGTTAATTGGTTTCGCTGATGCATGTTATCTCTCGGATCCGCATAATGCTCGATCTCAGACAGATTATGTTTTTACACACGGTGGTACTGCTATATCTTGGCGATCCATGAAGCAAAATATTGAGCCACATCGTCCAATCATGCCGAGATATTAGCCATCCATGAGGCCAGCCGTGAGTGTGTTTGGTTGCGGTCCAAGACGCAACATATTAGAGCCGATTGTGGGATTTCCAAAGGGAAGGATGCACCAACCATCATGTACGAGGACAATGCCGCATGCATAGCTCAACTTAAAGATGGATACATCAAAGGAGATAGGACGAAACACATTCTGCCGAAGTTCTTCTTTACACATGAGTTGCAGAAAAATGGCGAGGTCCAAGTACTACAAGTTCGTTCAAGTGATAATTCAACAGACCTATTTACCAAGTCACTTCCAACCTCAACGTTCAAGAAGCTTACGAATCAGATCGGGATGCGTCGACTGAAAGATATTCAGTGAGATACAAAACAGGGGGAGTAATACGTGTTGTACTCTTTTTCCTTAACCATGGTTTTATCCCTTTGGGTTTTCATGGTAAGGTTTTAATGAGGCAACATCCAAAGCGTATTGCCATCTCTTAATGGTTATGACATCCAAGGGGGAATGTTATGAACCATTTAGTGGATACCATAACCAAAGGCCCATTAAGCCTTAGGCGGTCCAACTTCCTTTTCTTTTCCAGTTTAGGTTTTCCTTATCTATTGTGTTTTCCTTATTGGTTTTGGATTCCTTGTAACTCCATATATAAGAGCACCTTATGTTTATGAATAAAGAGACAATGTTTCCCTAATATTACAACAATTTTCCATTTCTTTTATTTTTATAGTCAAAGTTTTAAGATCAGCTACTTCTCAAGAATGCAAAAATGAGATTGTAGATTCGCTAGTTAGGAATGCACGTTCTTTTCATAGATATCTTTGTTTTATTGGTTGTTTTATTCTGCTCTAGCTATTGAGATCACCTCAAATTTGAGTACAAGAATAGCTGTTTGTTGCAAAAAGAAAAAAAAAATCAAGTCAGCTGGAATTTTATAATTACAAATAACTTTTCCAGCATAATTTTCTTATAAATAGTACAGTGTCTCATTATTGTTATGTTTGACTTAATTTGTTTCAGTTTGTTTGTTTTTAGGTCATCTAATATTATGTCTGCTTTTATATGTTTTTGTCAGGTTGATATATTGTGTTTCTCGTATGGATTATACGACGATTAACATTTTATTCTTATATCAGTAATGAGATATGATGGAGTTTTATTTTAGGTTCAATGAAGCTAATATACAAATATGGAGCAAAATTTGGTAATCATGCAATATTTTTATTAATTGGCGAATCAGTTACATCAAACACGTACGAAGACGGTTCTGTCTTCAAAACTGACTGACAACCCTATGTTAATAAACCTGTAGTTTGATATTGAAAAAGTTTTGACATAACCTTAATGTCAGAGGCGTGGTAGAAAAAAATGTTGAAGTTTTTAATAAAATTAAAATTGTGTAATATGTTTTGTTGACATCTGTCTCGGTGTTGGTTACAAAATTCAAAATTTATATCTTTTCTGTATATAGTAAAAACTTTTATCGCTTATGAAAATTAAATTAGGATTAAAAGGGTACTGAAATATCATAAGATACGATATTATAAAGAGTTGTGTGCAAATTACATAAAATTTAGAACATTAACCATAGACATTAAGCATTAAGACAATAAAACCAGTTAATTTTTCAAGATAGAAACAACAATAGCAGTGACTACAACGAAACCGTCCCAGGATAAAATAAGGAATTGCTGAAGAAGTTTTTCACGTTCCGCTTTAAGATGATTGGCAATGAATGTTAAATTTGGTTATGGGTCCTCCACTGCAATTGGTCCGACCCCTTCGGTAAAATCACGGAGTTGGTGTCTCAGTTCAAGAACAATGTAACAGAGATATAACAAACAGCTCATAGGGCTGGTTGACAAACCAGTTCTCTAGTACATGTCACATGCCCACAAGACTAGATGATGCCAATCGACATCAACGCTATATGTCCCTAAGTCTATATGTTCATATGGTTATATACCATCGTCAGACAATATGTCCATTTACAATATACTATTACTTAGGACTTTCGCCCAATAATCTAAAAGACAATGCACCTTTACATCAGGCTGTGACATCTCAAAAAACAAACAAGATGACGTCATGCTCTCTAAGCTTCAAGGACATGCTGCCAAGGCACAATTCATGACATCCGATAAGCACAAGGTATTCTCAACCTTAAAACATGAACCCAAAAAATACGAGGCAAATTGTTGGCATAAATTATTCAGGAGATATTTCTCCAGGTTAGTAGGACGCTAATCTTCAGCTTTCGGCCTGCCATGTGATTTCTTTCTGCTTATGGATAAATGAAAATTTTCCTAAAACTAAAGAAATCAGTTTACATAAAAATTAATCTTCCTAAATCTAAAAGAAAATAATGTATGCTAATATTTAAGACTATCTTCAAGAGAAACAAATATATTCTATTATCTAAGGATATATATGAACATTTCCTTTTTTTAACACTGGGTAACACGTTAAATCATCATATAATCTCTAAATCTATTAGATATGATGATCAACTACCTGCAACATATGCGATAATGATGAATAGCTCCACG
Proteins encoded:
- the LOC106312729 gene encoding polypyrimidine tract-binding protein homolog 3 produces the protein MAESSKVIHVRNVGHEISENDLLQLFQPFGVITKLVMLRAKNQALLQMQDVSSAITALQFFTNVQPTIRGRNVYIQFSSHQELTTAEQNIHGREDEPNRILLVTVHHMLYPITVDVLHQVFSPYGFVEKIVTFQKSAGFQALIQYQAQPCAASARTSLQGRNIYDGCCQLDIQFSNLEELQVNYNNDRSRDYTNPNLPSEQKGRFPHPGYGDAGVAYPQMANTSAIAAAFGCGLPPGITGTNDRCTILVSNLNTDSVDEDKLFNLFSLYGNIVRIKLLRNKPDHALVQMGDGFQAELAVHFLKGAMLFGKRLEVNYSKHPNITPGTDSHDYVNSNLNRFNRNAAKNYRYCCSPTKMIHLSTLPQDVTEEEVVNHVQEHGAILNTKVFEMNGKKQALVQFENEEEAAEALVCKHATSLGGSIIRISFSQLQTI